The following are encoded in a window of Gossypium raimondii isolate GPD5lz chromosome 13, ASM2569854v1, whole genome shotgun sequence genomic DNA:
- the LOC105783395 gene encoding nucleolin 1 isoform X7: protein MGKSSKKSTPKVEAAPAVASPKSGKKGKREAQETLEKQVTVKKQKKNDGVAQAIVKKKVEAKTQKKKKDETSSSSDDSSDSEDEPVPLKKQAATTKSGSVPAKKAKQASSLKSSESSSEEDSSSDEEAPQNKKPVVSKNGPVPAAKTVKADSGSESSSEEDSSSDEEAPAKKKNPVVAKKGSVPAAKTLKADSSSSSSEEDSSSDEEAPAQNKKPVPAKPGSIPAAKTVKADSSSESSSEEDSSSDEEASVQKKKPVVAKSGSIPVAKTVKADSSSESSSEEDSSSDEERVAKTKVVTAVKNDSAPAKKGESSSSSDASDEDSSSDENEEKSKPATKKGPTTVPKKGTSESSESDISSDEEDEPPQKATLPASAAKNVPSAVAKGKTASSDSSSEEDSDEEDVKKATVVKKASAPTPKKMEDSSSSSSDDSDSEEEEQKDETKGGKKPVTGKTAKKEDSSESSEDTDSSEDEAPTNNVPVGSKRPAPTAGRKTEQDSDDNEDDSSDESEDEQPVAAKKSKVVSDAGKDAKAVKKVSSSEEEESEESSDDEENDEETLKRKDTDVEMVDATTPQKITKQEDLKSGKKAPQTPTTPQVQSTGSKTLFVGNLPFQVEQADIKNFFKDAGEVVDIRLSTDFEGNFKGYGHVEFATAEAAQKALELNGEYLMNRSLRLDLARERGAYTPSSGSGNNSFQKGGRGQARTIYVRGFDQSLSQDEAKQSLEEHFGSCGEISRVAIPVDRETGYVRGYAYLDFNEGDSFNKALELNGSELNNYSLTVDEAKPRGEFRDGPGSGRGGGRSGGRDGGGRSGGWSGGRDGGGRGGRGGRRGGGRFGGGRGTPNKPNLAAAGTVIMQERRLLSMMTIN from the exons ATGggaaaatcaagcaaaaaatcGACCCCCAAA GTTGAAGCAGCACCTGCTGTAGCTTCTCCCAAGTCCGGGAAAAAAG GAAAGAGAGAAGCTCAAGAAACTCTTGAGAAACAAGTGACTGTGAAAAAGCAGAAGAAAAACGATGGGGTCGCACAGGCTATTGtaaagaagaaggttgaagcaAAGacccaaaagaagaagaaagacgAAACCAGTAGTTCTTCAGACGATTCTTCTGACTCCGAGGAT GAACCGGTGCCTCTGAAAAAACAGGCAGCTACTACCAAGAGTGGCTCTGTACCTGCAAAGAAAGCAAAGCAAGCTAGCAGTTTGAAGTCTTCCGAGTCTAGTAGCGAGGAAGATTCATCTTCTGACGAA GAAGCTCCTCAGAATAAAAAACCTGTAGTTTCTAAAAATGGCCCTGTTCCAGCTGCCAAGACAGTGAAAGCTGATAGTGGTTCTGAGTCTAGCAGTGAGGAAGATTCATCCTCTGACGAA GAAGCTCCTGCTAAGAAGAAAAACCCTGTAGTTGCTAAAAAAGGCTCTGTTCCAGCTGCCAAGACACTGAAAGCTGATAGCAGTTCTTCAAGTAGTGAGGAAGATTCATCCTCTGATGAA gAAGCTCCTGCTCAGAATAAAAAACCTGTACCTGCAAAACCTGGCTCTATTCCGGCTGCTAAGACTGTTAAAGCTGATAGTAGTTCTGAGTCTAGTAGCGAAGAAGACTCATCCTCTGATGAA GAAGCTTCTGTTCAGAAGAAAAAACCCGTAGTTGCTAAAAGTGGCTCTATACCAGTTGCTAAGACAGTGAAAGCTGATAGTAGTTCAGAGTCTAGTAGTGAGGAAGATTCATCCTCCGATGAA GAACGTGTTGCAAAAACAAAGGTAGTGACAGCTGTTAAAAATGACTCTGCACCTGCTAAGAAAGGTGAGTCCTCCAGCAGCTCTGATGCTTCAGATGAAGATAGCAGCTCAGATGAAAATGAA GAAAAATCAAAACCTGCCACTAAGAAAGGACCTACCACTGTTCCAAAAAAAGGGACTAGTGAAAGTTCAGAAAGTGATATCTCTTCTGATGAAGAGGAT GAACCTCCTCAGAAGGCTACTTTACCTGCTTCTGCTGCGAAGAATGTACCTTCAGCAGTTGCAAAGGGTAAAACTGCATCCAGTGATAGCAGCTCTGAGGAGGATTCTGATGAAGAG GATGTAAAGAAAGCCACTGTTGTGAAGAAAGCTTCTGCTCCCACACCGAAGAAAATGGAGGATTCCAGTAGTAGCTCCTCTGATGACAGTGATTCTGAGGAAGAAGAG cAGAAAGATGAAACAAAGGGTGGTAAGAAACCTGTTACTGGGAAAACTGCAAAGAAAGAAGATTCTTCTGAAAGTTCCGAAGACACTGATTCCTCCGAGGATGAG GCTCCTACAAACAATGTTCCTGTTGGTTCAAAAAGGCCAGCCCCCACAGCTGGGAGAAAAACTGAACAG GATAGTGATGATAATGAAGATGATAGCTCTGATGAGAGTGAGGATGAACAACCTGTAGCTGCCAAAAAG TCTAAGGTTGTTTCAGATGCTGGAAAAGATGCCAAGGCTGTTAAGAAAGTAAGCAGTAGTGAAGAGGAGGAATCTGAAGAATCATCTGATGATGaggaaaatgatgaagaaaCTCTTAAGAGAAAG GACACTGATGTAGAAATGGTAGATGCTACAACACCACAGAAAATTACCAAGCAGGAGGATTTGAAGTCTGGGAAGAAAGCT CCCCAAACTCCCACAACTCCTCAAGTTCAATCTACAGGATCAAAGACACTGTTCGTTGGAAACTTACCTTTCCAAGTAGAACAAGCTGATAT AAAGAATTTCTTTAAAGATGCTGGTGAGGTCGTGGATATTCGTTTATCCACTGATTTTGAAGGGAACTTTAAGGGGTATGGACATGTTGAATTTGCTACTGCAGAGGCTGCACAGAAG GCTTTAGAGTTGAATGGTGAATATTTGATGAATCGTTCCCTTAGACTTGATTTGGCTCGTGAAAGGGGTGCATATACACCAAGCAGTGG CAGTGGTAACAATTCATTCCAGAAAGGTGGAAGAGGTCAGGCTCGAACAATATATGTTAGAGGATTTGATCAATCTCTTAGCCAGGACGAG GCTAAGCAATCATTGGAGGAGCACTTTGGTTCTTGTGGCGAGATTTCTCGGGTCGCGATACCTGTGGACCGGGAAACTGGTTATGTGAGAGG CTATGCTTATTTGGATTTCAACGAAGGTGATAGTTTCAACAAAGCTTTAGAACTTAATGGATCTGAACTTAATAACTATTCCTTGACCGTGGATGAGGCAAAGCCGAGAGGTGAATTCCGTGATGGTCCTGGCAGTGGAAGAGGTGGTGGCAGGAGCGGGGGAAGGGACGGAGGTGGCAGGAGTGGTGGATGGAGCGGGGGAAGAGATGGTGGTGGCCGCGGGGGTCGTGGTGGTAGACGTGGGGGTGGTCGATTTGGTGGAGGACGTGGAACACCTAACAAACCAAACCTTGCTGCTGCTGGTACAG tTATAATGCAGGAAAGAAGACTACTTTCAATGATGACGATTAATTGA
- the LOC105783395 gene encoding nucleolin 1 isoform X8, whose translation MGKSSKKSTPKVEAAPAVASPKSGKKGKREAQETLEKQVTVKKQKKNDGVAQAIVKKKVEAKTQKKKKDETSSSSDDSSDSEDEPVPLKKQAATTKSGSVPAKKAKQASSLKSSESSSEEDSSSDEEAPQNKKPVVSKNGPVPAAKTVKADSGSESSSEEDSSSDEEASVQKKKPVVAKSGSIPVAKTVKADSSSESSSEEDSSSDEERVAKTKVVTAVKNDSAPAKKGESSSSSDASDEDSSSDENEEKSKPATKKGPTTVPKKGTSESSESDISSDEEDEPPQKATLPASAAKNVPSAVAKGKTASSDSSSEEDSDEEDVKKATVVKKASAPTPKKMEDSSSSSSDDSDSEEEEQKDETKGGKKPVTGKTAKKEDSSESSEDTDSSEDEAPTNNVPVGSKRPAPTAGRKTEQDSDDNEDDSSDESEDEQPVAAKKSKVVSDAGKDAKAVKKVSSSEEEESEESSDDEENDEETLKRKDTDVEMVDATTPQKITKQEDLKSGKKAPQTPTTPQVQSTGSKTLFVGNLPFQVEQADIKNFFKDAGEVVDIRLSTDFEGNFKGYGHVEFATAEAAQKALELNGEYLMNRSLRLDLARERGAYTPSSGSGNNSFQKGGRGQARTIYVRGFDQSLSQDEAKQSLEEHFGSCGEISRVAIPVDRETGYVRGYAYLDFNEGDSFNKALELNGSELNNYSLTVDEAKPRGEFRDGPGSGRGGGRSGGRDGGGRSGGWSGGRDGGGRGGRGGRRGGGRFGGGRGTPNKPNLAAAGTVIMQERRLLSMMTIN comes from the exons ATGggaaaatcaagcaaaaaatcGACCCCCAAA GTTGAAGCAGCACCTGCTGTAGCTTCTCCCAAGTCCGGGAAAAAAG GAAAGAGAGAAGCTCAAGAAACTCTTGAGAAACAAGTGACTGTGAAAAAGCAGAAGAAAAACGATGGGGTCGCACAGGCTATTGtaaagaagaaggttgaagcaAAGacccaaaagaagaagaaagacgAAACCAGTAGTTCTTCAGACGATTCTTCTGACTCCGAGGAT GAACCGGTGCCTCTGAAAAAACAGGCAGCTACTACCAAGAGTGGCTCTGTACCTGCAAAGAAAGCAAAGCAAGCTAGCAGTTTGAAGTCTTCCGAGTCTAGTAGCGAGGAAGATTCATCTTCTGACGAA GAAGCTCCTCAGAATAAAAAACCTGTAGTTTCTAAAAATGGCCCTGTTCCAGCTGCCAAGACAGTGAAAGCTGATAGTGGTTCTGAGTCTAGCAGTGAGGAAGATTCATCCTCTGACGAA GAAGCTTCTGTTCAGAAGAAAAAACCCGTAGTTGCTAAAAGTGGCTCTATACCAGTTGCTAAGACAGTGAAAGCTGATAGTAGTTCAGAGTCTAGTAGTGAGGAAGATTCATCCTCCGATGAA GAACGTGTTGCAAAAACAAAGGTAGTGACAGCTGTTAAAAATGACTCTGCACCTGCTAAGAAAGGTGAGTCCTCCAGCAGCTCTGATGCTTCAGATGAAGATAGCAGCTCAGATGAAAATGAA GAAAAATCAAAACCTGCCACTAAGAAAGGACCTACCACTGTTCCAAAAAAAGGGACTAGTGAAAGTTCAGAAAGTGATATCTCTTCTGATGAAGAGGAT GAACCTCCTCAGAAGGCTACTTTACCTGCTTCTGCTGCGAAGAATGTACCTTCAGCAGTTGCAAAGGGTAAAACTGCATCCAGTGATAGCAGCTCTGAGGAGGATTCTGATGAAGAG GATGTAAAGAAAGCCACTGTTGTGAAGAAAGCTTCTGCTCCCACACCGAAGAAAATGGAGGATTCCAGTAGTAGCTCCTCTGATGACAGTGATTCTGAGGAAGAAGAG cAGAAAGATGAAACAAAGGGTGGTAAGAAACCTGTTACTGGGAAAACTGCAAAGAAAGAAGATTCTTCTGAAAGTTCCGAAGACACTGATTCCTCCGAGGATGAG GCTCCTACAAACAATGTTCCTGTTGGTTCAAAAAGGCCAGCCCCCACAGCTGGGAGAAAAACTGAACAG GATAGTGATGATAATGAAGATGATAGCTCTGATGAGAGTGAGGATGAACAACCTGTAGCTGCCAAAAAG TCTAAGGTTGTTTCAGATGCTGGAAAAGATGCCAAGGCTGTTAAGAAAGTAAGCAGTAGTGAAGAGGAGGAATCTGAAGAATCATCTGATGATGaggaaaatgatgaagaaaCTCTTAAGAGAAAG GACACTGATGTAGAAATGGTAGATGCTACAACACCACAGAAAATTACCAAGCAGGAGGATTTGAAGTCTGGGAAGAAAGCT CCCCAAACTCCCACAACTCCTCAAGTTCAATCTACAGGATCAAAGACACTGTTCGTTGGAAACTTACCTTTCCAAGTAGAACAAGCTGATAT AAAGAATTTCTTTAAAGATGCTGGTGAGGTCGTGGATATTCGTTTATCCACTGATTTTGAAGGGAACTTTAAGGGGTATGGACATGTTGAATTTGCTACTGCAGAGGCTGCACAGAAG GCTTTAGAGTTGAATGGTGAATATTTGATGAATCGTTCCCTTAGACTTGATTTGGCTCGTGAAAGGGGTGCATATACACCAAGCAGTGG CAGTGGTAACAATTCATTCCAGAAAGGTGGAAGAGGTCAGGCTCGAACAATATATGTTAGAGGATTTGATCAATCTCTTAGCCAGGACGAG GCTAAGCAATCATTGGAGGAGCACTTTGGTTCTTGTGGCGAGATTTCTCGGGTCGCGATACCTGTGGACCGGGAAACTGGTTATGTGAGAGG CTATGCTTATTTGGATTTCAACGAAGGTGATAGTTTCAACAAAGCTTTAGAACTTAATGGATCTGAACTTAATAACTATTCCTTGACCGTGGATGAGGCAAAGCCGAGAGGTGAATTCCGTGATGGTCCTGGCAGTGGAAGAGGTGGTGGCAGGAGCGGGGGAAGGGACGGAGGTGGCAGGAGTGGTGGATGGAGCGGGGGAAGAGATGGTGGTGGCCGCGGGGGTCGTGGTGGTAGACGTGGGGGTGGTCGATTTGGTGGAGGACGTGGAACACCTAACAAACCAAACCTTGCTGCTGCTGGTACAG tTATAATGCAGGAAAGAAGACTACTTTCAATGATGACGATTAATTGA
- the LOC105783395 gene encoding nucleolin 1 isoform X4 has protein sequence MGKSSKKSTPKVEAAPAVASPKSGKKGKREAQETLEKQVTVKKQKKNDGVAQAIVKKKVEAKTQKKKKDETSSSSDDSSDSEDEPVPLKKQAATTKSGSVPAKKAKQASSLKSSESSSEEDSSSDEEAPQNKKPVVSKNGPVPAAKTVKADSGSESSSEEDSSSDEEAPAKKKNPVVAKKGSVPAAKTLKADSSSSSSEEDSSSDEEAPAQNKKPVPAKPGSIPAAKTVKADSSSESSSEEDSSSDEEAPAQNKKSVATKSVSVPDAKTVKADSSSESSSEEGSSSDEEASVQKKKPVVAKSGSIPVAKTVKADSSSESSSEEDSSSDEERVAKTKVVTAVKNDSAPAKKGESSSSSDASDEDSSSDENEEKSKPATKKGPTTVPKKGTSESSESDISSDEEDEPPQKATLPASAAKNVPSAVAKGKTASSDSSSEEDSDEEDVKKATVVKKASAPTPKKMEDSSSSSSDDSDSEEEEQKDETKGGKKPVTGKTAKKEDSSESSEDTDSSEDEAPTNNVPVGSKRPAPTAGRKTEQDSDDNEDDSSDESEDEQPVAAKKSKVVSDAGKDAKAVKKVSSSEEEESEESSDDEENDEETLKRKDTDVEMVDATTPQKITKQEDLKSGKKAPQTPTTPQVQSTGSKTLFVGNLPFQVEQADIKNFFKDAGEVVDIRLSTDFEGNFKGYGHVEFATAEAAQKALELNGEYLMNRSLRLDLARERGAYTPSSGSGNNSFQKGGRGQARTIYVRGFDQSLSQDEAKQSLEEHFGSCGEISRVAIPVDRETGYVRGYAYLDFNEGDSFNKALELNGSELNNYSLTVDEAKPRGEFRDGPGSGRGGGRSGGRDGGGRSGGWSGGRDGGGRGGRGGRRGGGRFGGGRGTPNKPNLAAAGTGKKTTFNDDD, from the exons ATGggaaaatcaagcaaaaaatcGACCCCCAAA GTTGAAGCAGCACCTGCTGTAGCTTCTCCCAAGTCCGGGAAAAAAG GAAAGAGAGAAGCTCAAGAAACTCTTGAGAAACAAGTGACTGTGAAAAAGCAGAAGAAAAACGATGGGGTCGCACAGGCTATTGtaaagaagaaggttgaagcaAAGacccaaaagaagaagaaagacgAAACCAGTAGTTCTTCAGACGATTCTTCTGACTCCGAGGAT GAACCGGTGCCTCTGAAAAAACAGGCAGCTACTACCAAGAGTGGCTCTGTACCTGCAAAGAAAGCAAAGCAAGCTAGCAGTTTGAAGTCTTCCGAGTCTAGTAGCGAGGAAGATTCATCTTCTGACGAA GAAGCTCCTCAGAATAAAAAACCTGTAGTTTCTAAAAATGGCCCTGTTCCAGCTGCCAAGACAGTGAAAGCTGATAGTGGTTCTGAGTCTAGCAGTGAGGAAGATTCATCCTCTGACGAA GAAGCTCCTGCTAAGAAGAAAAACCCTGTAGTTGCTAAAAAAGGCTCTGTTCCAGCTGCCAAGACACTGAAAGCTGATAGCAGTTCTTCAAGTAGTGAGGAAGATTCATCCTCTGATGAA gAAGCTCCTGCTCAGAATAAAAAACCTGTACCTGCAAAACCTGGCTCTATTCCGGCTGCTAAGACTGTTAAAGCTGATAGTAGTTCTGAGTCTAGTAGCGAAGAAGACTCATCCTCTGATGAA GAAGCTCCTGCACAGAATAAAAAATCTGTAGCCACTAAAAGTGTATCTGTTCCAGATGCTAAGACTGTGAAAGCTGATAGTAGTTCTGAGTCTAGTAGTGAGGAGGGTTCATCCTCTGACGAA GAAGCTTCTGTTCAGAAGAAAAAACCCGTAGTTGCTAAAAGTGGCTCTATACCAGTTGCTAAGACAGTGAAAGCTGATAGTAGTTCAGAGTCTAGTAGTGAGGAAGATTCATCCTCCGATGAA GAACGTGTTGCAAAAACAAAGGTAGTGACAGCTGTTAAAAATGACTCTGCACCTGCTAAGAAAGGTGAGTCCTCCAGCAGCTCTGATGCTTCAGATGAAGATAGCAGCTCAGATGAAAATGAA GAAAAATCAAAACCTGCCACTAAGAAAGGACCTACCACTGTTCCAAAAAAAGGGACTAGTGAAAGTTCAGAAAGTGATATCTCTTCTGATGAAGAGGAT GAACCTCCTCAGAAGGCTACTTTACCTGCTTCTGCTGCGAAGAATGTACCTTCAGCAGTTGCAAAGGGTAAAACTGCATCCAGTGATAGCAGCTCTGAGGAGGATTCTGATGAAGAG GATGTAAAGAAAGCCACTGTTGTGAAGAAAGCTTCTGCTCCCACACCGAAGAAAATGGAGGATTCCAGTAGTAGCTCCTCTGATGACAGTGATTCTGAGGAAGAAGAG cAGAAAGATGAAACAAAGGGTGGTAAGAAACCTGTTACTGGGAAAACTGCAAAGAAAGAAGATTCTTCTGAAAGTTCCGAAGACACTGATTCCTCCGAGGATGAG GCTCCTACAAACAATGTTCCTGTTGGTTCAAAAAGGCCAGCCCCCACAGCTGGGAGAAAAACTGAACAG GATAGTGATGATAATGAAGATGATAGCTCTGATGAGAGTGAGGATGAACAACCTGTAGCTGCCAAAAAG TCTAAGGTTGTTTCAGATGCTGGAAAAGATGCCAAGGCTGTTAAGAAAGTAAGCAGTAGTGAAGAGGAGGAATCTGAAGAATCATCTGATGATGaggaaaatgatgaagaaaCTCTTAAGAGAAAG GACACTGATGTAGAAATGGTAGATGCTACAACACCACAGAAAATTACCAAGCAGGAGGATTTGAAGTCTGGGAAGAAAGCT CCCCAAACTCCCACAACTCCTCAAGTTCAATCTACAGGATCAAAGACACTGTTCGTTGGAAACTTACCTTTCCAAGTAGAACAAGCTGATAT AAAGAATTTCTTTAAAGATGCTGGTGAGGTCGTGGATATTCGTTTATCCACTGATTTTGAAGGGAACTTTAAGGGGTATGGACATGTTGAATTTGCTACTGCAGAGGCTGCACAGAAG GCTTTAGAGTTGAATGGTGAATATTTGATGAATCGTTCCCTTAGACTTGATTTGGCTCGTGAAAGGGGTGCATATACACCAAGCAGTGG CAGTGGTAACAATTCATTCCAGAAAGGTGGAAGAGGTCAGGCTCGAACAATATATGTTAGAGGATTTGATCAATCTCTTAGCCAGGACGAG GCTAAGCAATCATTGGAGGAGCACTTTGGTTCTTGTGGCGAGATTTCTCGGGTCGCGATACCTGTGGACCGGGAAACTGGTTATGTGAGAGG CTATGCTTATTTGGATTTCAACGAAGGTGATAGTTTCAACAAAGCTTTAGAACTTAATGGATCTGAACTTAATAACTATTCCTTGACCGTGGATGAGGCAAAGCCGAGAGGTGAATTCCGTGATGGTCCTGGCAGTGGAAGAGGTGGTGGCAGGAGCGGGGGAAGGGACGGAGGTGGCAGGAGTGGTGGATGGAGCGGGGGAAGAGATGGTGGTGGCCGCGGGGGTCGTGGTGGTAGACGTGGGGGTGGTCGATTTGGTGGAGGACGTGGAACACCTAACAAACCAAACCTTGCTGCTGCTGGTACAG GAAAGAAGACTACTTTCAATGATGACGATTAA
- the LOC105783395 gene encoding nucleolin 1 isoform X3 has protein sequence MGKSSKKSTPKVEAAPAVASPKSGKKGKREAQETLEKQVTVKKQKKNDGVAQAIVKKKVEAKTQKKKKDETSSSSDDSSDSEDEPVPLKKQAATTKSGSVPAKKAKQASSLKSSESSSEEDSSSDEEAPQNKKPVVSKNGPVPAAKTVKADSGSESSSEEDSSSDEEAPAKKKNPVVAKKGSVPAAKTLKADSSSSSSEEDSSSDEEAPAQNKKPVPAKPGSIPAAKTVKADSSSESSSEEDSSSDEEAPAQNKKSVATKSVSVPDAKTVKADSSSESSSEEGSSSDEEASVQKKKPVVAKSGSIPVAKTVKADSSSESSSEEDSSSDEERVAKTKVVTAVKNDSAPAKKGESSSSSDASDEDSSSDENEEKSKPATKKGPTTVPKKGTSESSESDISSDEEDEPPQKATLPASAAKNVPSAVAKGKTASSDSSSEEDSDEEDVKKATVVKKASAPTPKKMEDSSSSSSDDSDSEEEEKDETKGGKKPVTGKTAKKEDSSESSEDTDSSEDEAPTNNVPVGSKRPAPTAGRKTEQDSDDNEDDSSDESEDEQPVAAKKSKVVSDAGKDAKAVKKVSSSEEEESEESSDDEENDEETLKRKDTDVEMVDATTPQKITKQEDLKSGKKAPQTPTTPQVQSTGSKTLFVGNLPFQVEQADIKNFFKDAGEVVDIRLSTDFEGNFKGYGHVEFATAEAAQKALELNGEYLMNRSLRLDLARERGAYTPSSGSGNNSFQKGGRGQARTIYVRGFDQSLSQDEAKQSLEEHFGSCGEISRVAIPVDRETGYVRGYAYLDFNEGDSFNKALELNGSELNNYSLTVDEAKPRGEFRDGPGSGRGGGRSGGRDGGGRSGGWSGGRDGGGRGGRGGRRGGGRFGGGRGTPNKPNLAAAGTVIMQERRLLSMMTIN, from the exons ATGggaaaatcaagcaaaaaatcGACCCCCAAA GTTGAAGCAGCACCTGCTGTAGCTTCTCCCAAGTCCGGGAAAAAAG GAAAGAGAGAAGCTCAAGAAACTCTTGAGAAACAAGTGACTGTGAAAAAGCAGAAGAAAAACGATGGGGTCGCACAGGCTATTGtaaagaagaaggttgaagcaAAGacccaaaagaagaagaaagacgAAACCAGTAGTTCTTCAGACGATTCTTCTGACTCCGAGGAT GAACCGGTGCCTCTGAAAAAACAGGCAGCTACTACCAAGAGTGGCTCTGTACCTGCAAAGAAAGCAAAGCAAGCTAGCAGTTTGAAGTCTTCCGAGTCTAGTAGCGAGGAAGATTCATCTTCTGACGAA GAAGCTCCTCAGAATAAAAAACCTGTAGTTTCTAAAAATGGCCCTGTTCCAGCTGCCAAGACAGTGAAAGCTGATAGTGGTTCTGAGTCTAGCAGTGAGGAAGATTCATCCTCTGACGAA GAAGCTCCTGCTAAGAAGAAAAACCCTGTAGTTGCTAAAAAAGGCTCTGTTCCAGCTGCCAAGACACTGAAAGCTGATAGCAGTTCTTCAAGTAGTGAGGAAGATTCATCCTCTGATGAA gAAGCTCCTGCTCAGAATAAAAAACCTGTACCTGCAAAACCTGGCTCTATTCCGGCTGCTAAGACTGTTAAAGCTGATAGTAGTTCTGAGTCTAGTAGCGAAGAAGACTCATCCTCTGATGAA GAAGCTCCTGCACAGAATAAAAAATCTGTAGCCACTAAAAGTGTATCTGTTCCAGATGCTAAGACTGTGAAAGCTGATAGTAGTTCTGAGTCTAGTAGTGAGGAGGGTTCATCCTCTGACGAA GAAGCTTCTGTTCAGAAGAAAAAACCCGTAGTTGCTAAAAGTGGCTCTATACCAGTTGCTAAGACAGTGAAAGCTGATAGTAGTTCAGAGTCTAGTAGTGAGGAAGATTCATCCTCCGATGAA GAACGTGTTGCAAAAACAAAGGTAGTGACAGCTGTTAAAAATGACTCTGCACCTGCTAAGAAAGGTGAGTCCTCCAGCAGCTCTGATGCTTCAGATGAAGATAGCAGCTCAGATGAAAATGAA GAAAAATCAAAACCTGCCACTAAGAAAGGACCTACCACTGTTCCAAAAAAAGGGACTAGTGAAAGTTCAGAAAGTGATATCTCTTCTGATGAAGAGGAT GAACCTCCTCAGAAGGCTACTTTACCTGCTTCTGCTGCGAAGAATGTACCTTCAGCAGTTGCAAAGGGTAAAACTGCATCCAGTGATAGCAGCTCTGAGGAGGATTCTGATGAAGAG GATGTAAAGAAAGCCACTGTTGTGAAGAAAGCTTCTGCTCCCACACCGAAGAAAATGGAGGATTCCAGTAGTAGCTCCTCTGATGACAGTGATTCTGAGGAAGAAGAG AAAGATGAAACAAAGGGTGGTAAGAAACCTGTTACTGGGAAAACTGCAAAGAAAGAAGATTCTTCTGAAAGTTCCGAAGACACTGATTCCTCCGAGGATGAG GCTCCTACAAACAATGTTCCTGTTGGTTCAAAAAGGCCAGCCCCCACAGCTGGGAGAAAAACTGAACAG GATAGTGATGATAATGAAGATGATAGCTCTGATGAGAGTGAGGATGAACAACCTGTAGCTGCCAAAAAG TCTAAGGTTGTTTCAGATGCTGGAAAAGATGCCAAGGCTGTTAAGAAAGTAAGCAGTAGTGAAGAGGAGGAATCTGAAGAATCATCTGATGATGaggaaaatgatgaagaaaCTCTTAAGAGAAAG GACACTGATGTAGAAATGGTAGATGCTACAACACCACAGAAAATTACCAAGCAGGAGGATTTGAAGTCTGGGAAGAAAGCT CCCCAAACTCCCACAACTCCTCAAGTTCAATCTACAGGATCAAAGACACTGTTCGTTGGAAACTTACCTTTCCAAGTAGAACAAGCTGATAT AAAGAATTTCTTTAAAGATGCTGGTGAGGTCGTGGATATTCGTTTATCCACTGATTTTGAAGGGAACTTTAAGGGGTATGGACATGTTGAATTTGCTACTGCAGAGGCTGCACAGAAG GCTTTAGAGTTGAATGGTGAATATTTGATGAATCGTTCCCTTAGACTTGATTTGGCTCGTGAAAGGGGTGCATATACACCAAGCAGTGG CAGTGGTAACAATTCATTCCAGAAAGGTGGAAGAGGTCAGGCTCGAACAATATATGTTAGAGGATTTGATCAATCTCTTAGCCAGGACGAG GCTAAGCAATCATTGGAGGAGCACTTTGGTTCTTGTGGCGAGATTTCTCGGGTCGCGATACCTGTGGACCGGGAAACTGGTTATGTGAGAGG CTATGCTTATTTGGATTTCAACGAAGGTGATAGTTTCAACAAAGCTTTAGAACTTAATGGATCTGAACTTAATAACTATTCCTTGACCGTGGATGAGGCAAAGCCGAGAGGTGAATTCCGTGATGGTCCTGGCAGTGGAAGAGGTGGTGGCAGGAGCGGGGGAAGGGACGGAGGTGGCAGGAGTGGTGGATGGAGCGGGGGAAGAGATGGTGGTGGCCGCGGGGGTCGTGGTGGTAGACGTGGGGGTGGTCGATTTGGTGGAGGACGTGGAACACCTAACAAACCAAACCTTGCTGCTGCTGGTACAG tTATAATGCAGGAAAGAAGACTACTTTCAATGATGACGATTAATTGA